From a single Corynebacterium kroppenstedtii DSM 44385 genomic region:
- a CDS encoding dipeptidase, with protein MTHDAADSKDTHSTDTASIYSSEEATRYVTSRMDDVRSWLTELVGCASVHDFAGLEEETTRAANWVVDAFTAAGIPVEKHKTADGSTAVIGLRQPSDGMPTVMLYSHYDVQPATDTDAWDSDPWTLTERNGRWYGRGTADCKGNVVMHLAALHGLKEWEELHPEAPKLGIRVVVEGSEERGGAGLDALLEERPELFAADDILIADSGSDRVGEPALCTSLRGSAGVKVTLQTLEGPVHSGQFGGAAPDALLAMIHLLGTLHDENGLLAVDGLDTSGHWDGNQADPENFRKDASVLDGVELYGAAGTTHGDGPSVTDLTVAQPAITVTALDAVPTKDVINAVPASCAAVLNLRVPSTMDPVEAQDTLVKHLENHVPWGTHITIERESIGEPFHADTSGPLHATLGQAMTDAFQTDVVYNASGGSIPLCAGLLKANPNAELALFGVEEPEARIHSANESVDPSEIKHFAIAELLFLARFGRD; from the coding sequence ATGACTCACGACGCTGCAGACAGCAAAGACACACACTCGACGGATACGGCGAGCATCTATTCTTCCGAGGAAGCCACCCGCTACGTCACCTCACGAATGGACGACGTTCGCTCGTGGTTAACCGAGCTCGTGGGCTGCGCTTCTGTCCACGACTTCGCCGGCCTCGAGGAGGAAACAACCCGCGCCGCAAACTGGGTGGTCGACGCGTTTACGGCCGCCGGCATCCCCGTCGAAAAGCACAAGACTGCCGACGGTTCCACTGCCGTGATTGGCTTGCGCCAGCCCAGCGACGGTATGCCGACCGTCATGCTGTACTCGCATTATGACGTCCAGCCGGCGACTGATACCGACGCCTGGGATTCCGACCCGTGGACGCTCACCGAGCGCAACGGACGGTGGTACGGGCGCGGCACCGCGGATTGCAAAGGCAATGTTGTGATGCACCTCGCGGCTCTCCACGGGCTCAAGGAGTGGGAGGAACTGCACCCGGAAGCACCGAAGCTCGGTATCCGCGTTGTCGTCGAGGGGTCCGAAGAGCGCGGCGGTGCCGGATTGGACGCACTATTAGAGGAGCGTCCCGAGCTTTTTGCTGCCGACGACATTCTGATCGCTGATTCCGGTTCCGATCGTGTTGGCGAACCGGCGCTGTGCACGTCGTTACGCGGTAGCGCAGGGGTAAAAGTCACCCTGCAGACGCTGGAAGGGCCTGTTCACTCGGGACAATTCGGCGGAGCTGCGCCCGATGCCCTTCTGGCGATGATCCACCTTCTCGGCACGCTGCACGATGAGAATGGGCTTCTCGCTGTCGACGGTTTGGACACCTCAGGTCATTGGGATGGTAACCAAGCCGATCCAGAGAATTTCCGTAAAGACGCGTCTGTGCTGGATGGTGTTGAGCTTTACGGAGCGGCCGGCACCACGCATGGCGACGGACCCAGCGTGACCGACCTCACCGTCGCACAGCCAGCCATTACGGTCACGGCTCTGGACGCAGTTCCCACCAAGGACGTCATCAATGCTGTGCCGGCCAGCTGTGCTGCCGTGTTGAACCTGCGTGTGCCCTCGACCATGGATCCCGTGGAGGCGCAGGACACACTCGTCAAGCACTTGGAAAACCATGTGCCGTGGGGTACGCACATCACCATCGAACGCGAGTCGATCGGCGAGCCTTTCCACGCCGACACCTCCGGGCCGCTCCACGCCACCCTCGGCCAGGCCATGACCGACGCTTTCCAGACGGACGTCGTGTACAACGCCTCTGGCGGGTCGATCCCGCTCTGCGCGGGCCTGCTCAAGGCCAATCCCAACGCTGAGCTCGCACTCTTCGGTGTCGAGGAACCCGAAGCGCGGATCCACAGCGCTAACGAGTCGGTTGATCCGTCCGAAATCAAGCACTTCGCGATCGCGGAGTTGCTCTTCCTCGCACGATTCGGGAGGGACTGA